The Candidatus Dependentiae bacterium genome includes a window with the following:
- a CDS encoding 30S ribosomal protein S18 — protein sequence MAKLKISSRLLRKKARRLSFVPRKHCRFCGSDEQASMLDYKNSPLLRSFLTERGKILPSRISGTCARHQRELSTMIKKSRVMSLIPYCAADF from the coding sequence ATGGCTAAATTAAAAATTAGCTCCCGACTATTGAGAAAAAAAGCGCGTCGTCTTTCGTTTGTTCCAAGAAAACATTGCCGTTTCTGCGGTAGTGATGAACAAGCATCGATGCTTGATTACAAGAACTCGCCGCTTTTGCGTAGCTTCCTGACTGAACGTGGCAAAATTTTGCCTTCACGTATTTCAGGCACCTGCGCACGCCATCAGCGCGAGCTTTCAACAATGATTAAAAAATCACGCGTAATGTCGTTAATTCCATACTGCGCTGCTGATTTTTAG
- a CDS encoding divalent-cation tolerance protein CutA — protein MNDLIGFSVSFPDQETAHQAAYVLLEKKLIARAHICPHESIYSWEGKINHDQEYTLSAKTEKSLVSEIEQEIKTVHPNKIPGIYYFPIEAEHNYAQWTIDSLKKNSRE, from the coding sequence ATGAACGATCTCATTGGTTTTAGTGTTTCATTTCCTGATCAAGAAACGGCGCATCAAGCTGCATATGTGTTGCTCGAAAAAAAACTTATCGCACGCGCTCACATATGTCCGCACGAGAGCATTTATTCTTGGGAAGGGAAAATAAACCATGATCAAGAATATACGTTATCAGCAAAGACAGAAAAATCTCTTGTAAGCGAAATTGAGCAAGAGATAAAAACTGTGCACCCAAACAAAATCCCAGGCATTTACTATTTTCCAATCGAAGCAGAACACAATTATGCCCAATGGACTATCGATTCGCTCAAAAAAAATTCCCGCGAATAA
- a CDS encoding nucleotide sugar dehydrogenase, whose product MMKKICVVGLGYIGLPTSIVAAQAGFQVVGFDIDAQRVDRINKADPVIEEPEIFEKLAAALKTGLFRATTTIEQADCFVIAVPTPFHEDKTADVNYVWSAGSNIASVLKKGDTVILESTVPVGTTDRLARLLGQQSGLQAGVDFFVSHCPERVLPGNIFRELVSNARIIGGINPESIETSKQFYKKFVVGPLYLTNAATAEMVKLVENSSRDVQIAFANQVAGMAYSMNLNPFEVIELANKHPRVSILNPSCGVGGHCIAVDPWFLIETFPEHTGLLKMAREVNDQKPEAVVHQVKREIARWKAMHQRSCKILILGLSYKPDIDDMRESPAVHIAQELAKEQSELMICEPHISPSAITKLIDAQVVTLAQGLGEADIVICLVKHRIFKSIDKETLASKIVLDTCGLFYEPHKEQGQEQMYWPASNAFYRMYGKDGL is encoded by the coding sequence ATAATGAAAAAAATATGTGTTGTGGGCCTTGGCTATATTGGATTGCCAACGTCTATAGTTGCAGCGCAGGCTGGATTTCAGGTTGTCGGGTTTGATATTGATGCGCAGCGTGTTGATAGAATTAATAAAGCAGATCCAGTAATTGAAGAGCCAGAAATTTTTGAAAAATTGGCAGCTGCGCTAAAAACCGGTTTATTCCGTGCGACTACTACTATAGAACAAGCTGATTGTTTTGTTATTGCAGTGCCGACTCCATTTCATGAAGATAAAACTGCCGACGTAAATTATGTTTGGAGTGCGGGATCTAATATTGCTTCCGTGCTCAAAAAGGGCGATACCGTAATTTTAGAATCTACCGTTCCAGTTGGAACGACAGATCGTTTAGCTCGTTTGCTTGGCCAACAATCGGGTTTGCAAGCGGGCGTCGATTTTTTTGTGTCGCATTGCCCGGAACGAGTTTTGCCCGGAAATATTTTTAGAGAACTCGTTTCCAATGCGCGCATCATCGGCGGCATTAATCCTGAATCGATCGAAACTTCAAAACAATTTTATAAAAAATTTGTAGTCGGGCCGCTTTATTTAACTAATGCAGCGACCGCAGAAATGGTAAAATTAGTAGAGAATAGCTCACGCGATGTGCAAATCGCTTTTGCAAATCAAGTTGCTGGAATGGCCTATTCGATGAACCTTAATCCATTTGAGGTAATTGAACTTGCAAATAAACATCCGCGTGTTTCGATTCTTAATCCATCGTGCGGAGTTGGTGGCCACTGCATTGCGGTTGATCCGTGGTTCTTAATCGAAACATTTCCTGAGCATACAGGGCTCTTAAAAATGGCGCGCGAAGTTAACGATCAAAAGCCTGAGGCGGTTGTTCATCAAGTTAAGCGAGAAATCGCACGCTGGAAAGCAATGCATCAACGATCTTGCAAAATATTGATTCTGGGGCTTTCTTATAAACCGGATATTGATGATATGCGCGAATCGCCTGCGGTTCATATAGCGCAAGAACTTGCAAAAGAGCAATCAGAATTAATGATTTGTGAGCCACATATTTCTCCATCAGCAATTACGAAATTGATTGATGCACAAGTGGTAACGCTTGCTCAGGGATTAGGAGAAGCTGATATAGTAATTTGCTTAGTAAAGCATCGAATTTTTAAATCGATCGATAAAGAAACGCTCGCATCCAAAATCGTGCTCGATACGTGTGGGTTATTTTATGAACCGCACAAAGAGCAAGGTCAGGAACAAATGTATTGGCCTGCAAGCAACGCGTTCTATCGCATGTACGGAAAGGATGGCCTATGA
- a CDS encoding A/G-specific adenine glycosylase has protein sequence MPNGLSIRSKKIPANNILLNAHQIASFQKTIWDYFNEQGRSFSWRQTKNPYHIVVSEVMLQQTQTFRVAPKYEQFILAFPDFQTLATTPFSEVLRFWKGLGYNRRALNLQKLALEVMHKFGGILPNNPEIVDEFPGIGPATASSICAFAFNEPTVFIETNIRAVYIHFFFQGRDNVHDNEIRPLVDLTLDKENPRLWYYALMDYGVMLKKTYPNPSRKSAHHTTQSKFEGSDRQIRGMILQALLESPKLSFDQLASILDRESSRIEKILYELCKEKLIENNSNLFSLPGRV, from the coding sequence ATGCCCAATGGACTATCGATTCGCTCAAAAAAAATTCCCGCGAATAACATTCTTCTTAACGCTCACCAAATTGCATCATTTCAAAAAACGATTTGGGACTATTTTAATGAGCAAGGGCGATCATTCTCGTGGCGACAAACAAAAAATCCTTATCATATAGTTGTTTCTGAAGTAATGCTGCAGCAAACGCAAACATTTCGCGTCGCCCCAAAATACGAACAATTCATACTCGCTTTTCCTGATTTTCAGACGCTTGCGACGACACCATTTTCAGAAGTTTTACGCTTTTGGAAAGGGCTTGGTTATAATCGGCGCGCGCTCAATTTACAAAAACTTGCCCTAGAAGTTATGCATAAATTCGGCGGAATTTTGCCAAATAATCCTGAAATTGTAGACGAATTTCCTGGAATCGGGCCGGCAACAGCATCTTCAATTTGCGCTTTTGCCTTTAATGAACCCACCGTTTTTATTGAAACAAATATTCGTGCCGTTTATATTCATTTTTTCTTTCAAGGCAGAGATAATGTTCACGATAATGAGATTCGGCCGCTGGTTGACCTTACCCTGGATAAAGAAAATCCTCGTTTATGGTATTACGCGCTCATGGATTATGGAGTGATGCTCAAAAAAACGTATCCCAATCCTAGTCGTAAAAGCGCACACCACACGACGCAAAGTAAATTTGAAGGTTCAGATAGGCAAATTCGCGGAATGATTTTACAAGCACTTCTAGAATCGCCTAAACTTTCTTTTGATCAGCTAGCGTCGATACTAGATCGCGAATCAAGCCGTATAGAAAAAATACTGTATGAGCTGTGTAAAGAAAAACTCATCGAAAATAATTCAAATCTTTTCTCTCTGCCCGGCAGGGTATGA
- a CDS encoding 30S ribosomal protein S6, producing the protein MLRYETLILAVPEITANEATSLEGHIDGLVKKAQGSVISFERWGKYRLAYPIWANDYGVYFLVRFEANKGQNEALVKELDSLFKVKYTQVVMRHMTTKLERSQSLAYYKPESLEDAPAQDVDTFLRENKMKGLLNNASSYDVKHAEGIEESDESEMSE; encoded by the coding sequence ATGTTACGGTACGAAACACTTATTCTTGCAGTTCCAGAGATTACTGCCAATGAAGCAACTTCATTGGAAGGCCATATCGATGGACTGGTAAAAAAAGCACAGGGTTCAGTTATTTCATTTGAGCGTTGGGGAAAATATCGCCTCGCATACCCTATTTGGGCAAATGATTACGGCGTTTACTTCTTAGTTCGCTTTGAAGCAAATAAAGGCCAAAACGAAGCGCTCGTAAAAGAGCTCGATTCTCTCTTCAAGGTTAAATATACACAAGTTGTTATGCGTCATATGACCACCAAGCTTGAGCGTTCGCAATCACTTGCGTACTACAAGCCAGAGTCACTTGAAGATGCGCCAGCACAAGATGTTGATACATTCTTGCGTGAAAACAAGATGAAGGGCCTTTTAAATAATGCTTCTTCATATGATGTTAAGCACGCAGAAGGAATTGAAGAATCTGATGAATCTGAAATGAGCGAATAA
- the wecB gene encoding UDP-N-acetylglucosamine 2-epimerase (non-hydrolyzing), which produces MNPILLVIGTRPEGIKMIPLYFQLKKALMPVILCATNQHTDLLQEVFDIFQVKPDIELSIMKPGQDLFHITTETLEKIKPVFEKIQPSWVVVMGDTTTAMAASLAAFYCHIPVAHVEAGLRTSTIYAPYPEELNRRIISTVCALHFAPTSLAVGNLLAERVERRAVIHTGNTVVDALLMLKEKIINGEIEVEEQLKMRVQQKNINYRQLVLVTAHRRESFNGGIANILRAMKKAALENPDILFFYPYHPNPNVLKAIEQEGIENINNVYLCKPLSYKNLVYLLLNVDWVATDSGGICEEAVSLGKKVLILREETERMEAVWAGLATLVGTEHENVFAAIKKMISQTQSSSVMQTIYGDGHAAEKMVAAFQNFAPQSGKHQSMQVLGHTQI; this is translated from the coding sequence ATGAATCCTATTCTGTTGGTTATCGGCACTCGGCCGGAGGGAATCAAGATGATTCCTCTTTATTTTCAATTAAAAAAAGCGCTGATGCCGGTCATTCTTTGCGCCACAAATCAACACACCGATTTGCTGCAAGAAGTTTTTGATATTTTTCAGGTGAAGCCAGATATTGAACTCTCGATCATGAAGCCGGGTCAGGATCTTTTTCATATCACGACCGAAACGCTGGAAAAAATAAAACCTGTGTTTGAAAAAATCCAACCTTCGTGGGTTGTTGTTATGGGCGATACGACGACCGCGATGGCCGCCTCGCTGGCAGCTTTCTATTGCCATATTCCTGTGGCGCATGTGGAGGCGGGATTGCGCACTTCCACGATTTATGCCCCCTATCCTGAAGAATTAAATAGACGAATTATTAGTACAGTTTGCGCGCTCCATTTTGCACCTACTTCTTTAGCGGTGGGAAATTTACTCGCTGAGCGAGTTGAGCGCCGTGCCGTTATTCATACGGGTAATACCGTTGTCGATGCACTGCTTATGCTTAAAGAAAAAATTATTAATGGCGAGATTGAAGTTGAAGAGCAATTAAAAATGCGCGTCCAACAGAAAAATATTAACTATCGTCAATTGGTACTTGTTACAGCGCATCGCAGAGAATCGTTTAATGGAGGCATCGCAAATATTTTGCGTGCGATGAAAAAAGCAGCGCTCGAAAATCCCGACATATTATTTTTCTATCCTTATCACCCCAATCCGAACGTATTGAAAGCGATCGAGCAGGAGGGGATAGAGAATATAAATAACGTTTATTTATGTAAACCCCTTTCGTACAAAAATTTAGTTTATCTTTTATTAAATGTAGATTGGGTGGCGACCGATTCGGGAGGCATTTGCGAAGAAGCGGTAAGTTTGGGCAAAAAAGTTCTCATTCTACGAGAAGAAACTGAAAGAATGGAAGCGGTTTGGGCCGGGCTTGCCACGCTCGTTGGTACTGAGCACGAAAATGTTTTTGCAGCCATAAAAAAAATGATTTCCCAAACACAAAGCTCATCGGTCATGCAAACTATTTATGGCGACGGGCATGCAGCGGAAAAAATGGTAGCAGCCTTCCAGAACTTTGCTCCCCAGAGTGGAAAGCATCAATCAATGCAGGTACTTGGGCATACTCAGATTTAA
- a CDS encoding insulinase family protein yields MKQKFIFLFFLAMHSFFCNAIQIPTIYKKQLSNGLTVLVRPVETRQKVSIQLWYNIGSKDEDLSEKGLAHFIEHMIFKGTERMSESDIPAATQLLSGNVNALTTYDSTRFLFNLPPAYWKEALPIIADCMRNCTFKEDLLNAELKTVIQEMKMYHDNYKRMLQQKLVGAIFPDHPYHYPIIGYKHDLWNLNREQLLNFYHEHYLPNNAALIIVGNVNPDEVFELVQESFGLIESNLNYKKRSTFSTSDLSAQTVTLYRDVKTAYAVLAWVIPGFTKKMHSTISILHSALTGGKMSRLYHLLVDDLQLATSLGSYSWGLYDHDLFMIAFEPKRAEDIPAIVEHVQNELALIAQNGLSSDELARICKQYRTERYDTLEDNYEQATLLGQAYLGLKDEHYPFIDHWKDHDALNLQAKELARNILRPSLMHMGTLLPINASDQEYWAELQKNSDQEDTAILEGKIRETEVEPVKYAANLILSSLDAVDYPQPKTFKLSNGLSVFYYHNASIPKISAAIQLKANHLYDSETLPGLYSILSLMLTEGGTKKRTADEIGALLETNAIGLNFAPGAVALNALKEDFSTALELCAEILSEPNFDAQALEKIRDWALQDYKHFIQNPNAAAAQKVKEVIFAHHPKSKNGIGTPESIAKIMRDDLFAFHQKYISPEDAAIAIVGDLEGVDLRELLEKNFGTWRGPKVDDLPVPALSPIESQLLSEFMQRDQTVLCFAGLSVNRQHQDYEKLLLFDQLFGNGLGSKLFELREKTGAFYTIRGSTLSGSGKYPGMFFITTIVSNDRLAQAEQLIRNAIDNSVDSISNAEIEMAKQKVLISPDDFYSTNDSMANTFLFLNEYELPWDYFTKRTEKINAITLDEVKTAVKKVLRTDAMVTIKVGRVS; encoded by the coding sequence ATGAAGCAAAAATTTATTTTTTTATTTTTTCTCGCGATGCATTCATTTTTTTGTAATGCAATTCAAATTCCTACTATTTATAAAAAACAATTATCAAACGGCCTTACCGTTTTAGTACGCCCTGTAGAAACGCGGCAAAAAGTATCAATTCAACTTTGGTATAATATTGGTTCAAAAGATGAAGATTTAAGTGAAAAGGGGCTGGCTCATTTTATTGAGCACATGATTTTTAAAGGAACCGAGAGAATGTCTGAATCAGATATTCCTGCCGCCACGCAACTCCTTTCTGGAAACGTCAATGCGCTTACGACGTACGACTCAACACGTTTCCTTTTTAATCTGCCGCCCGCTTATTGGAAAGAAGCGCTTCCGATTATTGCTGATTGCATGAGAAATTGCACGTTTAAAGAAGATCTTTTGAATGCAGAATTAAAAACGGTCATTCAAGAAATGAAAATGTATCACGATAATTATAAACGTATGCTCCAACAAAAATTAGTTGGCGCAATTTTTCCGGATCATCCATATCATTATCCGATCATTGGCTACAAACATGATCTTTGGAATTTGAATCGCGAACAATTATTAAATTTTTATCATGAGCATTATTTACCGAATAATGCTGCACTTATTATTGTCGGCAATGTAAATCCTGATGAAGTTTTTGAACTCGTACAAGAATCGTTTGGCTTAATAGAATCTAATCTTAACTATAAAAAGCGAAGCACATTTTCAACATCAGATTTGAGCGCTCAAACAGTTACTCTTTATCGTGATGTAAAAACAGCGTATGCAGTGCTCGCTTGGGTTATTCCTGGATTTACTAAAAAAATGCACTCTACCATTTCTATTCTGCATAGCGCGCTAACGGGCGGTAAAATGAGTCGCCTCTATCATCTTCTTGTAGATGATCTGCAACTAGCAACTTCTTTGGGTAGCTATTCTTGGGGATTATATGATCACGATCTTTTCATGATCGCATTCGAGCCAAAACGAGCTGAAGATATTCCAGCCATTGTTGAACACGTTCAGAACGAACTGGCCCTTATTGCCCAAAATGGTTTAAGCAGCGATGAGCTTGCAAGAATTTGCAAACAATATAGAACAGAAAGATACGATACGCTTGAAGATAATTATGAACAAGCAACATTGCTCGGGCAAGCATATTTGGGTTTGAAAGATGAACACTATCCTTTTATCGATCATTGGAAAGATCATGATGCGCTCAATCTGCAAGCGAAAGAATTAGCTCGAAACATTTTGCGCCCTTCTCTCATGCACATGGGAACACTTTTACCCATTAATGCGAGCGATCAAGAATATTGGGCAGAATTGCAAAAAAATTCAGATCAAGAGGACACCGCAATCTTAGAAGGAAAAATAAGAGAAACCGAAGTGGAACCGGTTAAATACGCAGCGAATCTTATCCTCAGTTCACTTGACGCAGTTGATTATCCACAGCCTAAAACATTTAAACTAAGCAATGGCCTTTCGGTATTTTATTATCACAATGCATCGATACCAAAGATCTCTGCCGCCATCCAATTAAAAGCCAATCACCTTTATGATTCTGAAACACTTCCAGGGCTCTATTCTATTTTGAGCCTCATGCTTACAGAAGGCGGCACTAAAAAGCGAACTGCCGATGAGATTGGCGCTCTTTTGGAAACGAACGCAATAGGTTTGAATTTTGCTCCGGGCGCGGTTGCGTTAAATGCTTTAAAAGAAGATTTCAGTACGGCGCTTGAGCTATGCGCAGAAATTCTCAGTGAGCCAAATTTCGATGCGCAAGCACTTGAAAAAATACGCGATTGGGCGCTTCAGGATTATAAACATTTTATACAAAATCCTAATGCTGCTGCTGCACAAAAAGTTAAAGAAGTTATTTTTGCGCACCATCCAAAGAGCAAAAATGGCATCGGAACTCCTGAATCTATTGCAAAAATTATGCGCGATGATCTTTTTGCGTTCCATCAAAAATATATTTCGCCCGAAGATGCTGCAATTGCAATCGTAGGAGATCTTGAAGGAGTAGATCTTCGCGAATTGCTTGAGAAAAATTTTGGAACGTGGCGCGGCCCTAAAGTGGATGATCTTCCAGTTCCTGCACTTTCTCCTATTGAATCACAATTATTATCAGAGTTTATGCAGCGAGATCAAACGGTACTTTGCTTTGCCGGTTTATCTGTAAATCGCCAGCATCAAGATTATGAAAAGCTTCTTCTTTTTGATCAATTATTTGGAAACGGGCTTGGATCAAAATTATTTGAATTGCGAGAAAAAACCGGAGCCTTTTATACAATTAGAGGGTCTACTCTTTCTGGCTCAGGAAAATATCCAGGAATGTTCTTTATTACTACTATTGTTTCCAATGATCGTTTAGCCCAAGCGGAGCAATTAATTCGAAATGCAATAGATAATTCTGTCGATTCAATAAGCAACGCAGAAATTGAAATGGCAAAGCAGAAAGTACTCATAAGCCCCGATGATTTTTATTCCACTAACGACTCAATGGCAAATACTTTCTTATTTCTTAATGAATATGAATTACCATGGGACTATTTTACCAAGCGAACTGAAAAAATTAATGCAATAACCCTGGATGAAGTTAAAACTGCTGTAAAAAAAGTTTTAAGAACCGATGCTATGGTTACCATTAAGGTGGGACGCGTAAGCTAA
- a CDS encoding helix-turn-helix transcriptional regulator, translating into MSSSTQLRVKELLREKGWTTKTLAEKTGMSESYLTHIKNGTRRWNEDSLKKLANAFEISPVDLFAQRKQRTDNIDSNVSMPEQADVKLKVQIVPVVGEVPANPSPYNNQLMQITSGHKDEFVPVLNTTDGSCFALSIDSNLMAPTFVKGDLLIISPEVWTRSGDIAAVEYGNDTQMRAIMQVTYTEDFIVLESVNHKSAPVALIRGKDHFRIIGRVIQRNQKLI; encoded by the coding sequence ATGTCTTCATCGACACAATTGCGTGTAAAAGAATTACTAAGAGAAAAGGGCTGGACGACAAAAACACTGGCTGAAAAGACCGGAATGTCTGAAAGTTACCTAACTCATATAAAAAATGGCACGCGTCGCTGGAACGAAGATTCGCTTAAAAAATTGGCTAATGCCTTCGAAATTAGCCCTGTAGATCTTTTTGCTCAACGCAAGCAGCGAACGGACAATATTGATAGCAACGTCAGCATGCCAGAGCAAGCGGATGTTAAGCTTAAGGTTCAAATTGTGCCGGTTGTTGGAGAAGTTCCTGCCAATCCATCTCCTTATAATAACCAACTTATGCAAATTACCAGTGGCCACAAAGACGAGTTTGTACCGGTTTTGAATACGACCGACGGCTCATGCTTTGCACTTTCAATTGATAGCAACCTGATGGCTCCTACCTTTGTTAAGGGCGATTTGTTGATTATCTCTCCTGAAGTGTGGACCAGATCTGGCGATATCGCAGCGGTTGAGTACGGCAACGATACGCAAATGCGCGCTATCATGCAAGTAACCTACACAGAAGATTTCATTGTTTTAGAATCGGTTAACCATAAATCTGCCCCGGTGGCATTGATTCGTGGTAAAGACCACTTCAGAATTATTGGTCGCGTTATTCAACGTAACCAAAAATTGATCTAA
- a CDS encoding insulinase family protein, with product MSIVAAKKVFKKVLNNGLTILVRPNQLIPKVSLQMWYNVGSKDEKTGQKGIAHLIEHMIFKGTKKLSESDINLIVNKLSGSCNAFTSYDYTGYLFDMPSQHWHEALPIMEDCMVNCTFRQEFLNSEMKAVIQELKMYKDNYPSTIVEALISAIFYDHPYHFPIIGFKQDLWNMKRDALVNFYKTHYVTNNATLVVTGDVSADDVFERSESIFGDLKPNPDYKKEEFYHHLDLMTQSITLYRDVQQPIVMLAFVVPGAKAQLDYPLDVLAWILGSGKSSRLAHKLIDDLQLVTELDTFTYDLFDYGVFFIYFQPKKVTDIDLITRIIHDEISSIVTHGLNTRELQRAIKKTHMEYLSVLESNQKQAYVIGQSYLATGNEQFLFNYLDYPTEQLNEVIKNIASNFIRPSLMHKGTILPIVEQDKDMWLMVQKESDAEDARVLKDVVRDVPVEAGSHVHNVPIAPTKSFNFPRPERLQLANGLTVLYYHNPNTPTIDGLLMLKAKSYYDPAGMEGLYAFMTGLLDEGTKTHPGSEFSEAVESYGMSLSCSPGYIALNMLSADLEQGLGFITEMMSESSFDEDAIEKVREQLVSDVKDYWDSPSEFTVQLAREEIYKNHPYSKRYMGDIPTLEKIKKDDLIRAYKQFATPNEATLVLVGDLESYNIKTVLEKTIAKWQGAPASSIAFPTLHSVKPREIVYQINRDQIVLGFAGLSVARSNPDFDKILLFDQIFTGGVLGSMSSRLFQLREQSGLFYTIGGSLLHHADEQPGMVFVKTIVSLDRVDEAQQAILETIDHATDQIEDSELEQAQNGLINSMVDNFESNRQIAATFALLERYKLPADYFDKRPGQLLSVNKEDICTATRKVLSSEKLVRLKVGRI from the coding sequence ATGTCAATCGTTGCAGCAAAAAAGGTTTTTAAAAAAGTCTTAAATAATGGGTTAACAATTTTGGTTCGCCCAAACCAGCTGATTCCAAAAGTATCTCTGCAAATGTGGTACAACGTTGGCTCGAAAGACGAGAAAACGGGTCAAAAAGGGATAGCGCATTTAATTGAACATATGATTTTCAAGGGAACCAAAAAGCTTTCAGAATCTGATATCAATTTAATCGTTAATAAACTTTCAGGATCTTGCAACGCATTCACATCGTACGATTACACCGGTTATCTTTTTGATATGCCTTCGCAGCATTGGCATGAAGCGCTCCCGATTATGGAAGATTGCATGGTAAATTGTACCTTCCGCCAAGAGTTTTTAAATTCTGAAATGAAAGCAGTTATCCAAGAACTGAAAATGTACAAAGATAATTATCCTTCAACGATTGTTGAAGCGCTGATTTCTGCCATTTTTTACGATCATCCGTATCATTTTCCTATTATCGGCTTCAAACAAGATTTATGGAATATGAAGCGTGATGCGTTAGTTAATTTTTATAAAACACATTATGTAACTAATAACGCAACGCTCGTGGTTACCGGTGATGTTTCTGCGGACGATGTATTTGAACGTTCTGAGTCTATTTTTGGCGATTTAAAACCAAATCCAGATTATAAAAAAGAAGAGTTTTATCACCATCTTGATTTAATGACGCAATCAATAACGCTTTATCGAGATGTGCAACAACCAATAGTGATGCTCGCCTTCGTTGTTCCCGGCGCAAAAGCACAATTAGATTATCCACTTGATGTGCTCGCGTGGATTTTAGGATCTGGAAAAAGTTCTCGCCTTGCGCACAAACTTATCGATGATCTGCAATTAGTAACTGAGCTAGACACCTTCACTTATGATCTTTTTGATTATGGCGTGTTTTTTATTTACTTCCAGCCAAAAAAAGTGACAGATATCGATCTAATTACGCGTATCATTCATGATGAAATTAGTTCGATCGTTACCCATGGTTTAAATACGCGAGAATTGCAGCGCGCAATCAAAAAAACTCATATGGAGTATTTAAGCGTGCTCGAATCGAATCAAAAACAGGCGTACGTGATTGGCCAATCGTATTTAGCGACGGGAAACGAACAATTCCTCTTTAATTATTTGGACTATCCAACAGAACAATTAAATGAAGTTATAAAAAATATTGCGAGTAATTTTATTCGCCCTTCGCTCATGCATAAAGGCACAATTTTGCCGATTGTTGAGCAAGATAAAGATATGTGGCTGATGGTGCAAAAAGAATCTGATGCAGAAGATGCACGCGTGCTTAAAGACGTTGTGCGCGATGTACCGGTTGAAGCCGGATCGCATGTGCATAATGTGCCTATTGCGCCAACAAAATCGTTTAATTTCCCACGGCCAGAACGATTGCAACTTGCAAATGGCCTAACAGTGCTTTATTACCATAATCCAAATACGCCAACTATCGACGGATTATTAATGCTTAAAGCAAAAAGCTATTACGATCCAGCAGGAATGGAAGGCCTGTATGCATTCATGACCGGATTACTCGATGAAGGAACAAAAACACATCCGGGTAGCGAATTTAGTGAAGCGGTGGAATCGTATGGAATGAGCTTAAGTTGCTCGCCAGGTTACATTGCGCTCAACATGCTCAGCGCAGATCTTGAGCAAGGACTCGGGTTTATTACAGAGATGATGTCTGAATCTTCATTTGATGAGGATGCAATAGAAAAAGTTCGTGAACAACTCGTTTCAGATGTGAAAGATTATTGGGATAGCCCTTCAGAGTTTACGGTGCAATTAGCACGCGAAGAAATATATAAGAATCATCCCTATAGCAAACGGTATATGGGCGATATTCCAACGCTAGAGAAGATTAAAAAAGATGATCTCATTCGCGCATACAAACAATTTGCAACCCCAAACGAAGCAACGCTTGTGCTTGTTGGTGATCTAGAATCATATAATATTAAAACGGTGCTTGAAAAAACGATCGCCAAATGGCAAGGTGCGCCTGCAAGTTCAATAGCTTTCCCTACGCTGCACAGCGTGAAGCCTCGTGAAATTGTTTATCAAATCAATCGTGATCAAATTGTGCTGGGATTTGCGGGATTATCGGTCGCGCGCAGTAACCCAGATTTTGATAAGATTTTACTTTTTGATCAAATATTTACTGGCGGCGTACTTGGCTCGATGAGTTCGCGACTCTTCCAGTTGCGCGAACAATCGGGGCTCTTTTATACTATCGGCGGTTCATTATTGCATCATGCTGATGAACAACCTGGCATGGTATTTGTCAAAACGATCGTTTCGCTCGATCGCGTTGACGAAGCGCAGCAAGCAATCCTGGAAACCATCGACCATGCTACCGATCAAATTGAAGATAGCGAACTGGAACAAGCTCAAAACGGGCTTATTAATTCCATGGTTGATAATTTTGAATCGAATCGACAAATTGCAGCGACATTTGCACTTCTTGAACGTTATAAATTGCCCGCCGATTATTTTGATAAACGGCCTGGCCAGTTATTAAGTGTTAACAAAGAAGATATTTGCACTGCGACTCGAAAAGTATTGAGCAGCGAAAAATTAGTGCGCCTTAAAGTTGGAAGAATTTAA